A window of the Isosphaera pallida ATCC 43644 genome harbors these coding sequences:
- the ispF gene encoding 2-C-methyl-D-erythritol 2,4-cyclodiphosphate synthase: MASLAVKVGLGHDTHRLVEGRPLILGGVRIDYERGLLGHSDADAVLHALADALLGAAGLGDIGELFPDDDPRHAGLPGERLLREVMERIGEQGWTPINCDVIIHAQEPRLTPYKATIRRNIALFLGLDESAVNIKAKTGEKVGHIGRGEAIACHAVVLIAQSS; encoded by the coding sequence GTGGCGAGTCTTGCGGTCAAGGTGGGACTGGGGCACGACACCCACCGGTTGGTCGAAGGGCGTCCGTTGATTCTGGGCGGGGTACGGATCGACTATGAGCGCGGTCTTCTGGGGCATTCCGACGCCGACGCCGTGCTGCACGCGCTGGCCGACGCGCTGCTCGGGGCCGCCGGGCTGGGCGACATTGGCGAGCTGTTTCCCGACGACGACCCCCGCCACGCCGGCTTACCCGGCGAGCGTCTGCTCCGCGAAGTCATGGAGCGGATTGGCGAGCAGGGGTGGACGCCGATCAACTGCGACGTGATCATCCACGCCCAGGAACCCCGCTTGACCCCCTACAAGGCGACCATCCGCCGCAACATCGCCCTGTTCCTTGGGCTGGACGAGTCGGCGGTCAACATTAAAGCCAAGACCGGCGAAAAGGTCGGCCACATCGGCCGCGGCGAGGCGATCGCCTGTCACGCCGTGGTTTTGATCGCCCAGTCCTCCTAA
- the cysS gene encoding cysteine--tRNA ligase, which translates to MTIHLHNTLSQTKEPLRTLEPGKVRMYVCGPTVYSASHVGHMVGPVIFDTLKRFLTYRGYQVTWVVNITDIDDKLIVQANKDGVTVKSLAEQVTADYVKCLEALGVDGIDHMPKATEHIDHILEMTQGLIDKGYAYASGGDVYFDVTKAEEYGKLSHRDPEALLAGNRVEPSSHKRHPGDFALWKAAKPGEPFWESPWGPGRPGWHIECSAMSRSLLGDQIDIHGGGLDLVFPHHENEVVQSECFTGRKPFATFWLHNGLLTKDGRKISKSDPDTIVLMRDLLGKYQPDTLRALFLMGHYRRPTDYGNQRLDEIERGLQAFFIFSERFERITGRSFYTLPAPQTDSEGEFDPGDSDFLKTIRDHRLKFLEALDDDFNTGGGFGELFELLRTLNRFADRVGLERADAPHRADALAQFERGVTVLRELTRLFGLFRAAPRSKTTGDDQLTAGLMRLVIDLRASLRKEKNFALADEIRRRLAELNVTLEDGPGGTRWRIG; encoded by the coding sequence ATGACCATCCACCTTCACAACACCCTCAGCCAGACCAAGGAACCGTTGCGCACCCTGGAGCCGGGCAAGGTCCGGATGTACGTTTGCGGGCCGACGGTCTATTCGGCCAGCCACGTTGGACACATGGTCGGGCCGGTCATCTTCGACACCCTCAAGCGATTTTTGACCTACCGGGGGTATCAAGTCACTTGGGTCGTCAATATCACCGACATCGACGACAAGCTCATTGTGCAGGCGAACAAGGACGGCGTGACGGTCAAGAGTTTAGCCGAACAGGTCACCGCCGATTATGTGAAGTGCCTGGAGGCGCTGGGGGTGGATGGGATCGACCACATGCCCAAAGCGACCGAACATATCGATCACATTCTGGAGATGACCCAGGGGCTGATCGACAAGGGGTACGCCTACGCCTCCGGGGGCGACGTTTATTTCGACGTGACCAAGGCCGAGGAGTACGGCAAGCTGTCGCACCGCGACCCCGAGGCGCTGTTGGCGGGCAACCGGGTCGAGCCATCGTCGCACAAGCGTCATCCCGGCGACTTCGCGCTTTGGAAGGCGGCCAAGCCGGGCGAGCCGTTCTGGGAGAGTCCCTGGGGGCCGGGGCGTCCCGGCTGGCATATTGAATGCTCGGCGATGAGCCGGAGCCTGTTGGGCGACCAGATCGACATCCACGGCGGCGGGCTGGACCTGGTGTTCCCCCACCATGAGAACGAGGTGGTCCAATCGGAATGCTTCACCGGGCGCAAGCCCTTCGCCACCTTCTGGTTGCACAACGGGTTGCTAACCAAGGACGGTCGAAAGATCTCCAAATCCGACCCCGACACGATCGTCCTCATGCGCGACCTGCTGGGCAAATACCAGCCCGATACCCTGCGCGCCCTCTTCCTAATGGGCCACTACCGCCGGCCTACCGATTACGGCAACCAGCGTCTCGACGAGATCGAGCGCGGTCTTCAGGCCTTCTTCATCTTCTCCGAGCGGTTCGAGCGAATCACCGGACGTTCCTTTTACACCCTACCGGCTCCCCAGACCGATTCCGAAGGGGAATTCGACCCTGGTGATTCCGACTTCCTCAAGACGATCCGGGACCATCGGCTCAAGTTTTTGGAGGCGTTGGACGACGATTTCAACACCGGTGGCGGGTTTGGGGAACTCTTCGAATTGCTCCGCACGCTTAACCGCTTCGCCGATCGGGTAGGGTTGGAGCGAGCCGACGCCCCCCATCGAGCCGATGCGCTAGCTCAGTTCGAGCGCGGCGTGACGGTGCTCCGCGAGTTGACCCGTCTCTTCGGCCTGTTTCGCGCTGCCCCACGCTCCAAGACCACAGGCGACGACCAACTGACCGCCGGTCTCATGCGGCTGGTGATCGACCTGCGGGCCTCGCTGCGCAAGGAGAAGAACTTCGCGCTAGCCGATGAGATCCGTCGGCGTCTGGCCGAACTCAACGTGACCCTGGAGGATGGACCCGGCGGCACTCGCTGGCGGATTGGCTGA
- a CDS encoding crossover junction endodeoxyribonuclease RuvC: protein MAGRVVGIDPGLGVTGYAVLEPGQVVDRSRVGLNGQPYCRPGPVVVEAGVIRSSRGGVGKSLAARLAALHAGILDVLDSYPPQALALEQVHSHPRHPRTAILMAHARGVIVLAAQLRGVPVVGYSASRIKKTLTGSGRAPKEQMQHAVRIELGLVRPPEPHDVADACAVALCHYQTLKLKMLG, encoded by the coding sequence ATGGCAGGTCGAGTGGTGGGGATCGACCCCGGTTTAGGCGTCACCGGCTACGCGGTTTTGGAGCCGGGTCAGGTGGTGGATCGCTCCCGGGTCGGACTCAACGGCCAGCCCTATTGCCGTCCAGGACCGGTGGTGGTGGAGGCCGGGGTGATTCGCTCGAGCCGGGGAGGGGTGGGCAAGAGCCTGGCGGCCCGGCTGGCCGCGCTTCACGCCGGGATTCTCGACGTGCTGGACAGCTACCCGCCCCAAGCCCTAGCGCTGGAGCAGGTGCACAGCCATCCCCGCCACCCCCGCACCGCGATCCTCATGGCGCACGCCCGCGGAGTCATCGTGCTGGCGGCCCAGCTGCGTGGGGTCCCCGTGGTAGGCTACTCCGCGTCGCGGATCAAAAAGACCCTCACCGGCAGCGGTCGGGCTCCCAAGGAACAGATGCAGCACGCCGTTCGGATCGAACTTGGTCTGGTGCGTCCACCCGAGCCTCACGACGTGGCCGACGCCTGCGCCGTGGCGTTATGTCACTACCAAACGCTCAAGCTCAAGATGTTGGGCTGA
- the thiS gene encoding sulfur carrier protein ThiS, translating into MTTTNAASANSNPLEKPDQTGSLTIQLNGESRSLPAGITLAQLLRTLELDPRRVAVERNCEVAPRGRHEEIVLGEGDVLEIVTLVGGGAPEAAHPVEQAILAPWPRPEPLQVGSFALRSRLWVGTGKYADLETMRDCLEASGAEVVTVAVRRERLIDRQGRNLLDALDPSRYIILPNTAGCFTVEEALRTARLGRELLEGLGNPGARWVKLEVLADPRTLLPDPVATLQATEALVAEGFEVLCYTSDDPVMARRLKAAGASCVMPAGSPIGSGQGVLNPNNIQILLEDLKGDNPNYPVVIDAGVGTASDVTVAMELGCDGVLLNTAIARAQDPRAMAHAMRLAIESGYLAARAGRIARKLYATASSPLEGTIHVGQTRR; encoded by the coding sequence GTGACGACGACGAACGCGGCGAGTGCGAATTCGAATCCTTTGGAGAAGCCGGACCAGACCGGTTCGCTGACGATCCAACTCAACGGCGAATCCCGAAGCCTCCCGGCGGGGATCACCCTGGCTCAACTGCTGCGAACTTTGGAACTCGACCCGCGGCGGGTGGCGGTGGAACGCAACTGCGAAGTCGCCCCACGGGGGCGTCACGAGGAGATCGTGCTGGGTGAGGGCGACGTGCTGGAGATCGTCACCCTCGTGGGCGGCGGCGCGCCCGAGGCGGCTCATCCGGTCGAGCAGGCCATCCTCGCCCCCTGGCCGCGTCCCGAACCGCTCCAGGTCGGCTCCTTCGCCCTGCGGTCCCGGCTCTGGGTCGGCACCGGCAAATACGCCGACCTGGAAACGATGCGCGACTGCCTGGAGGCGTCCGGCGCGGAGGTCGTCACGGTGGCGGTACGCCGGGAACGGCTGATCGACCGTCAGGGACGCAACCTGCTGGACGCCTTGGACCCCTCCCGTTACATCATTTTGCCCAACACCGCAGGCTGCTTCACCGTCGAGGAAGCGCTACGCACCGCGCGTTTGGGTCGGGAATTGCTCGAAGGTCTAGGCAACCCCGGAGCCCGCTGGGTCAAGCTGGAGGTGCTGGCCGATCCCCGAACTCTATTGCCCGACCCGGTAGCAACCCTTCAAGCGACCGAGGCGCTGGTGGCCGAAGGGTTCGAGGTGCTGTGTTACACCAGCGACGACCCGGTGATGGCCCGCCGTCTCAAAGCAGCGGGGGCCTCCTGCGTGATGCCCGCTGGCAGCCCGATCGGCAGCGGTCAGGGTGTGTTGAATCCCAACAACATCCAAATCCTCCTGGAAGATCTCAAAGGGGACAACCCCAACTACCCCGTGGTCATCGACGCCGGAGTCGGCACTGCCAGCGACGTGACCGTGGCCATGGAACTCGGGTGCGACGGCGTCTTGCTCAACACCGCCATCGCCCGCGCTCAAGACCCCCGCGCTATGGCGCACGCCATGCGCCTGGCAATCGAGTCGGGGTATCTCGCCGCACGGGCCGGTCGAATCGCCCGCAAACTTTACGCCACCGCCTCAAGTCCCCTCGAAGGGACCATTCATGTGGGACAAACCCGACGCTAA
- a CDS encoding response regulator, protein MARNSLEKGIAAAKAGNKLLARLHLLEAAERHPQEITCWLWLAWASDSPEDAVSALRKALGIDPDHELANAGMAWARGMGQLATSSEMGSPTTPSELVKVSPAGSARMGASPAALTPTGSPQVVVPPVAPKPWEFGSGESGGSAARGIPAAAAAAAPVPVPSGSSSGLRPVTPPASGAGLAVGSGSFPPVAAHAANGQGLGGSSSASVVSVAPPESGEADAARKPTILVVDDSQTVRKLVSITLKGRGYDVLEANDGIAALDVISNRKPDLILLDITMPRLDGYKLCKIIKGHDETRHIPVIMLSGKDGFFDKARGKFVGCTSYITKPFEPGALIQEVERHTPVPVAG, encoded by the coding sequence ATGGCCCGAAACTCCCTCGAGAAAGGGATTGCCGCCGCCAAGGCGGGGAACAAGCTTCTGGCCAGGCTCCACTTACTGGAGGCGGCCGAGCGGCACCCGCAGGAAATCACCTGTTGGTTGTGGCTGGCCTGGGCCTCGGATTCGCCCGAGGACGCGGTCTCGGCGCTGCGCAAGGCGTTGGGGATCGACCCGGACCACGAACTGGCCAACGCGGGGATGGCCTGGGCGCGGGGAATGGGTCAATTGGCCACGTCCTCGGAGATGGGTTCGCCCACCACGCCTTCGGAGTTGGTCAAGGTCAGCCCGGCTGGTTCGGCTCGAATGGGTGCGTCCCCAGCGGCGTTGACGCCGACCGGCTCGCCCCAGGTGGTGGTGCCGCCGGTGGCTCCTAAGCCCTGGGAATTCGGCAGCGGCGAATCAGGGGGATCGGCAGCTCGGGGCATCCCGGCCGCGGCCGCGGCCGCAGCTCCCGTCCCCGTTCCGTCAGGGTCGTCGTCGGGATTGCGCCCCGTCACGCCGCCCGCGTCGGGGGCCGGCCTGGCAGTGGGTTCCGGCTCGTTTCCTCCCGTGGCCGCCCATGCGGCCAACGGCCAAGGTTTGGGTGGTTCCTCCAGCGCCTCGGTCGTGTCGGTGGCCCCGCCAGAGTCGGGCGAGGCCGACGCTGCCCGCAAGCCTACCATCCTGGTGGTGGATGACAGCCAGACGGTACGCAAACTGGTCTCGATCACCCTCAAGGGCCGGGGATACGATGTGCTGGAAGCCAACGACGGCATCGCCGCCCTCGACGTGATCTCCAACCGCAAACCGGACCTGATCCTGCTGGATATCACCATGCCCCGGCTGGACGGCTACAAGCTCTGTAAAATCATCAAAGGACATGACGAGACCCGCCATATCCCAGTGATCATGCTCTCGGGCAAGGACGGCTTTTTCGACAAGGCCCGCGGCAAGTTTGTGGGCTGCACCAGCTACATCACCAAACCCTTCGAGCCGGGAGCGCTGATCCAAGAGGTCGAACGTCACACCCCGGTCCCTGTCGCCGGCTGA
- a CDS encoding chemotaxis protein CheW, with product MSVPDLDPLTDQRSAWDADSSHGPASGVRRDGWRASPDESRDTLDPRGALLVCHWLEPQRKRGYAEAYLTLGQDHLVKGRLDEAYKALRRALEIKSSLVEAQPALGFTLLAQDRAEEASVVLAALWESGFDPASALNGLGLLDLMAERLQDARDRFHEAAERNPQRPEPRSNLAVCLAFQGRDEEARDLWNQLRTEYPHFAPAVVNLDRLDGGHAELVSAEPLQRQIAAILADGLVEVEADSGLIRLVRVVGTTQNPSEPEGHDDSSASQLIAALGYPSETRPDGSPAENANASATETAESEAETTDPDAWMEADLQVELGRALMLQERDEDARDAFRRALRLIPHHPDALQALHELETRSHAEPPSIASPPSPPSPALRITPFPPLEPSGLTADAPYDPEQEETGAGDTSFEPRLDLAWLNAPRAEPNGQVQPKPQGFDGPASGFGGPASGFGGPASGFGSPASGFGSTVGVAAEVDPATFLPLELPNDTHATPASEPSHPASALATRDAPPPVDNPVAPAVDAPVARSSFSEAATLIARAAGHDSDSDPKEKELQRPLEARYAVEAVPTSPPSNTATAPRKAATETARNETCSDELQPRTPLVGDSRWAAPAPSPLRELESESELKSSEPIPPPTAASVTDTAAEGERRADAVSIDFESPSNWEERLIETLQPSVSPSPPVVESESDSGPQDSEQAASPLQDEDDPSVKAVAAPSPVPPAGHEDEEVRAAVIRAFGAQAAALLTEEEPFQTAAERSPVSTVPLEDLVAGIDAAMAASDLQLASSASVAESHPSPQSGWSVAMVPTPRRDEAAATRVRHVVFTLGQTQFAVPMSSVLEIQRPPKVTPIPNVPDWVLGVTNLRGDVLSLVDLRCFLGMDPVDYDRAGRMMVVRSADQDLTTGLIVDRVNGLIAFSDQEVQRLRMGGESGTLSLDHDLFPFARGIVGRPSSESSSGPDQLIVVLDLESLLQSEEMRQFQPS from the coding sequence GTGTCCGTCCCCGACCTCGACCCCCTGACCGACCAACGCTCCGCTTGGGACGCCGACTCGTCCCACGGCCCGGCGTCCGGTGTCCGACGGGACGGTTGGCGCGCGTCGCCCGACGAATCCCGTGACACGCTCGATCCCCGAGGCGCTCTCCTTGTGTGTCATTGGTTGGAGCCCCAACGCAAACGGGGATACGCCGAGGCTTATTTGACCCTAGGTCAGGATCATCTTGTCAAGGGACGGCTCGACGAGGCCTACAAGGCGCTGCGACGCGCTTTGGAAATCAAGTCGAGCCTAGTGGAGGCCCAACCGGCTTTAGGGTTCACGCTGTTGGCTCAGGATCGAGCCGAAGAGGCTTCCGTCGTACTGGCGGCGCTTTGGGAAAGCGGTTTCGATCCAGCCTCGGCCCTGAATGGTCTGGGTTTGCTCGACTTGATGGCTGAACGCCTTCAAGACGCCCGCGACCGCTTTCACGAAGCCGCCGAGCGGAACCCACAACGTCCCGAACCCCGCTCCAATCTGGCAGTTTGCCTGGCGTTCCAAGGACGCGACGAAGAGGCCCGCGACCTTTGGAACCAACTGCGGACCGAATACCCCCACTTTGCGCCCGCGGTGGTCAACCTCGATCGCCTCGACGGTGGACACGCCGAATTGGTCTCCGCCGAACCCCTCCAACGACAAATCGCCGCCATTCTGGCCGACGGCCTCGTGGAAGTCGAAGCCGACTCCGGCCTCATCCGGCTGGTGCGCGTGGTGGGAACCACCCAAAACCCCTCCGAGCCGGAGGGCCACGACGACTCCTCCGCCAGCCAACTCATCGCAGCGCTGGGCTACCCGTCCGAGACGCGGCCGGATGGCTCGCCCGCCGAGAATGCGAATGCCTCCGCCACCGAAACAGCGGAGAGCGAAGCGGAAACCACCGACCCCGACGCCTGGATGGAGGCCGACCTCCAAGTGGAACTCGGTCGCGCCCTGATGCTCCAAGAACGCGACGAGGACGCCCGCGACGCCTTTCGACGGGCGCTTCGACTCATCCCGCATCACCCAGACGCGCTCCAAGCCCTTCACGAGTTGGAGACGAGAAGCCACGCGGAACCACCCTCCATCGCCTCGCCTCCGTCGCCACCATCGCCCGCGCTTCGGATCACGCCGTTCCCACCGTTGGAGCCATCGGGACTGACGGCCGACGCTCCATACGATCCGGAGCAGGAGGAGACAGGCGCAGGGGATACGAGTTTCGAGCCGCGGCTGGACTTGGCTTGGCTCAACGCACCCCGCGCCGAGCCCAACGGGCAGGTCCAACCCAAGCCCCAAGGCTTCGACGGACCCGCGTCGGGCTTCGGCGGCCCCGCGTCGGGCTTCGGCGGCCCCGCGTCGGGCTTCGGCAGCCCCGCGTCGGGCTTCGGCTCCACCGTCGGGGTGGCCGCCGAGGTTGATCCTGCCACCTTCCTCCCCCTGGAGCTTCCCAACGACACGCATGCTACCCCGGCCTCGGAACCATCTCACCCAGCTTCAGCTTTGGCGACCCGCGACGCCCCGCCCCCAGTTGACAACCCGGTCGCCCCGGCGGTGGACGCTCCCGTCGCACGGTCTTCCTTCTCGGAGGCGGCGACGCTAATCGCTCGGGCCGCTGGGCACGATTCCGACTCCGATCCCAAGGAGAAGGAGCTTCAGCGTCCCCTCGAAGCGCGATACGCGGTCGAAGCGGTTCCCACCTCTCCCCCGTCCAACACGGCCACTGCACCTCGGAAGGCTGCGACCGAGACCGCTCGGAACGAGACTTGCAGCGACGAACTCCAACCTCGTACCCCTCTGGTCGGCGATTCACGCTGGGCGGCTCCCGCCCCCTCTCCGCTTCGGGAACTGGAATCGGAGTCGGAATTGAAGTCGTCGGAACCGATCCCGCCCCCAACCGCTGCCTCAGTCACGGACACTGCAGCGGAGGGGGAACGTCGAGCTGACGCGGTTTCGATTGACTTCGAGTCGCCGTCGAACTGGGAAGAACGCCTGATTGAAACCCTCCAACCCTCCGTCTCTCCGTCGCCGCCCGTGGTGGAGAGCGAGAGCGACTCGGGACCACAGGATTCAGAGCAGGCCGCCTCCCCCCTTCAGGACGAAGACGATCCGTCCGTCAAAGCCGTCGCCGCGCCATCACCTGTCCCACCTGCGGGCCACGAGGATGAGGAAGTGCGCGCGGCGGTGATACGGGCCTTCGGTGCCCAGGCTGCGGCTCTTTTGACCGAGGAGGAGCCGTTTCAGACCGCGGCCGAGCGCTCACCTGTCTCCACGGTTCCTCTGGAAGATCTGGTCGCCGGCATTGATGCGGCGATGGCCGCCAGCGACCTCCAGTTGGCGAGTTCCGCGTCCGTCGCCGAGTCACACCCATCGCCTCAGTCGGGTTGGAGCGTGGCGATGGTGCCGACCCCGCGACGGGACGAGGCCGCCGCAACACGGGTCCGGCACGTGGTGTTCACCCTGGGCCAAACCCAATTCGCCGTGCCGATGTCCAGCGTCCTCGAGATTCAACGTCCCCCCAAGGTCACCCCCATCCCCAACGTGCCAGATTGGGTGCTGGGCGTGACCAACCTCCGAGGCGACGTGCTGTCCCTCGTTGATCTCCGGTGCTTCCTGGGAATGGATCCCGTCGATTACGACCGCGCCGGGCGCATGATGGTGGTCCGCTCCGCCGACCAGGATCTGACCACCGGCCTGATCGTCGATCGAGTCAACGGCTTGATCGCCTTCAGCGATCAGGAAGTGCAACGCCTTCGCATGGGCGGCGAGTCGGGCACTTTAAGTCTTGACCACGACTTGTTTCCCTTCGCCCGAGGTATTGTCGGTCGCCCCAGCTCGGAATCCAGTTCCGGCCCGGACCAATTGATTGTCGTGCTGGATTTGGAGAGCTTGCTCCAATCCGAGGAAATGAGGCAATTCCAGCCAAGTTGA